Proteins from a genomic interval of Eulemur rufifrons isolate Redbay chromosome 10, OSU_ERuf_1, whole genome shotgun sequence:
- the LOC138393088 gene encoding protocadherin beta-13, whose translation MEPSGKLICRQRQVLFSFLLLLVLSVAGAAELRRYSVLEETEGSSFVTNLAKDLGLGQRELSKRGVRVVSKGNKLHLQLDQETGDLLLNEKLDREELCRHTEPCVLRFQVLLESPLEFFQAELQVIDINDHSPVFLDKEMLLQISENSPPGTTFPLKNAQDVDVGRNNIENYIISPNSYFRVLTLKRSDGRKYPELVLDKALDREEEPELRLTLTALDGGSPPRSGTAQVYIEVVDFNDNAPEFEQPFYRVQIPEDSPIGFLVVTVSATDVDIGINGEFSYSLFQASEEISNTFRINPLTGEIRLKKQVDFETIQSYEVNIEARDGGSFSGKCTVLIQVMDVNDHAPEVTMSAFTSLIPENLPETVVAVFSVSDLDSEENGKISCSIQDDLPFFLKSSLENFYTLLTERPLDRESRAEYNITITVTDLGTPRLKTQLNITVLVSDVNDNAPVFTQTSYTLFVQENNSPALHIGSVSATDRDSGTNAQVTYSLLPPQDPHLPLPSLVSINADNGHLFALRSLDYEALQAFEFRVGATDRGSPALSSEALVRVVVVDDNDNSPFVLYPLQNGSAPCTELVPRAAEAGYLVTKVVAVDGDSGQNAWLSFQLLKATEPGLFSVWAHNGEVRTARPLSERDAAKHRLVVLVKDNGEPPLSATVTLHVLLVDGFSQPYLLLPEAAPDQAQADSLTVYLVIALASVSSLFLFSVLLFVAVRLCRRNRAASGGRCSVPEGHFPGHLVDVSGTGTLSQSYQYEVCLTGGSGTNEFKFLKPILPNFQGHSPGSEMQESSNFTNDFGFNIQLK comes from the coding sequence ATGGAGCCCAGCGGGAAGCTCATTTGCAGACAAAGGCAAgtcctgttttcctttcttctcctgttGGTCTTATCCGTGGCAGGCGCGGCGGAGCTTAGGCGCTATTCTGTGTTGGAGGAAACTGAAGGCAGTTCCTTTGTAACCAATTTAGCAAAGGACTTGGGTCTGGGGCAGAGGGAACTCTCTAAGAGGGGGGTTAGGGTCGTTTCCAAAGGCAACAAACTACATTTGCAGCTTGATCAGGAGACAGGAGATTTGTTGCTAAATGAGAAACTGGACCGCGAGGAACTGTGCCGTCACACAGAGCCCTGCGTGCTACGTTTCCAGGTGTTGCTAGAGAGTCCCTTAGAATTTTTTCAAGCTGAGCTACAAGTGATAGACATAAATGACCACTCTCCGGTATTCTTGGACAAAGAAATGTTGCTACAAATATCAGAGAACAGTCCTCCTGGGACTACATTTCCCCTGAAGAACGCTCAAGATGTGGATGTAGGCCGAAATAATATTGAGAACTATATAATCAGTCCCAACTCCTATTTTCGGGTCCTTACCCTGAAACGCAGCGATGGCAGGAAATATCCAGAACTGGTGCTGGACAAAGCTTTGGATCGCGAGGAGGAACCTGAGCTCAGGTTAACCCTCACAGCACTGGATGGTGGCTCTCCGCCACGGTCTGGTACCGCTCAGGTCTACATCGAAGTTGTAGATTTCAATGACAATGCTCCTGAATTTGAGCAGCCTTTCTATAGGGTGCAGATCCCTGAAGACAGTCCGATAGGATTCCTGGTTGTCACCGTCTCTGCTACGGATGTAGACATAGGAATCAATGGAGAATTTTCCTACTCACTTTTCCAAGCTTCAGAGGAGATTAGCAACACCTTTAGGATCAATCCCTTGACAGGAGAAATTCGGCTAAAAAAACAAGTTGATTTTGAAACAATTCAGTCCTACGAAGTCAATATCGAGGCGAGAGATGGTGGAAGCTTTTCTGGAAAATGCACTGTTTTGATTCAAGTTATGGACGTGAACGACCATGCCCCAGAGGTTACCATGTCTGCATTTACCAGTCTGATACCTGAGAACTTGCCTGAGACTGTGgttgcagttttcagtgtttCAGATCTTGATTCGgaagaaaatggcaaaataagCTGCTCTATTCAGGACGATCTACCCTTCTTCCTGAAATCTTCTCTGGAAAACTTTTACACCCTACTAACAGAGAGACCTCTGGACAGAGAGAGCAGAGCCGAATACAACATCACCATCACAGTCACTGACTTGGGAACACCCAGGCTGAAAACACAGCTCAACATAACCGTGCTGGTCTCCGACGTCAATGACAATGCCCCTGTCTTCACCCAAACCTCCTACACCCTGTTCGTCCAAGAGAACAACAGCCCCGCCCTGCACATAGGCAGCGTCAGCGCCACAGACAGAGACTCAGGCACCAACGCCCAGGTCACCTACTCACTGCTGCCGCCCCAGGAcccacacctgcccctcccctccctggtctCCATCAACGCGGACAACGGGCACCTGTTCGCTCTCAGGTCGCTGGACTACGAGGCCCTGCAGGCGTTCGAGTTCCGCGTGGGCGCCACAGACCGAGGCTCCCCTGCGCTGAGCAGCGAGGCGCTGGTGCGCGTGGTGGTGGTGGACGACAACGACAACTCGCCCTTCGTGCTGTACCCGCTGCAGAACGGCTCTGCGCCCTGCACCGAGCTGGTGCCCAGGGCGGCAGAGGCCGGCTACCTGGTGACCAAGGTGGTGGCGGTGGACGGAGACTCGGGCCAGAACGCCTGGCTGTCGTTCCAGCTGCTCAAGGCCACGGAGCCCGGGCTGTTCAGCGTGTGGGCGCACAATGGCGAGGTGCGCACCGCCAGGCCGCTGAGCGAGCGCGACGCGGCCAAGCACAGGCTGGTGGTGCTGGTGAAGGACAATGGCGAGCCGCCACTGTCTGCCACCGTCACGCTGCACGTGCTCCTGGTGGATGGCTTCTCCCAGCCCTACCTGCTGCTCCCGGAAGCAGCCCCGGACCAGGCGCAGGCCGACTCGCTCACCGTCTACTTGGTCATCGCCTTGGCCTCTgtgtcctccctcttcctcttttcgGTGCTGCTGTTCGTGGCGGTGCGGCTGTGCAGGAGGAACAGGGCGGCCTCGGGGGGTCGCTGCTCGGTGCCTGAGGGCCACTTTCCTGGCCATCTGGTGGATGTCAGCGGCACAGGGACCCTGTCCCAGAGCTACCAGTATGAGGTGTGTCTGACAGGAGGTTCAGGGACCAACGAGTTCAAATTTCTGAAGCCAATTTTACCCAATTTCCAGGGCCATTCCCCTGGGTCAGAAATGCAAGAAAGCTCCAACTTTACAAATGACTTTGGTTTCAACATTCAGTTAAAATAA
- the LOC138393086 gene encoding protocadherin beta-6 isoform X1 — translation MAKAFRRVVARCGDWELKRIFTMESDRTIEMVHTKAQHKKRQVAIFILLMLLWEVGSESIQYSVLEETESGTFVANLTKDLGLAVGELAARGARVVFRGNRQHLQLDPQTHDLLLNEKLDREELCGSTEPCVLPFQVLLENPLQFFQAALRVRDINDHAPEFPSREMILKISEVTTPGKIFPLKMANDLDVGSNSLQSYTISSNPHFHVLTRNRSDGRKFPELVLDKALDREEQPQLRLTLTALDGGSPPRSGTSEIQIQVLDINDNAPEFVQELYEAQVPENSPLDSLVITVSARDLDAGSFGEVSYALFQVDDVNQPFEINTITGEIRLRKALDYEEFQSYHVDIEATDGGGLTGKCSLVLKVLDVNDNAPELTMSSLISPIPENLPEIIVAVFSVSDADSGHNEQVICSIDNNLPFILRPSVENFYTLETEGALDRESKAEYNITITVTDLGTPRLKTQHSITVLVSDVNDNTPAFTQTSYTLFVQENNSPALHIGSVSATDRDSGTNAQVAYSLLPPQDPHLPLASLVSINADNGHLFALRSLDYEALQAFEFRVGATDRGFPALSSEALVRVVVVDDNDNSPFVLYPLQNGSAPCTELVPRAAEAGYLVTKVVAVDGDSGQNAWLSFQLLKATEPGLFSVWAHNGEVRTARPLSERDAAKHRLVVLVKDNGEPPLSATVALHVLLVDGFSQPYLPLPEAAPDQAQADSLTVYLVIALASVSSLFLFSVLLFLAVRLCRRNRAASGGRCSVPEGHFPGHLVDVSGTGTLSQSYQYEVCLTGGSGTSEFKFLKPIIPNFAPQGTGREMEENSTFRNSFPFS, via the coding sequence atggcAAAAGCATTTCGGAGGGTCGTCGCCCGATGTGGTGATTGGGAGCTGAAGAGGATTTTTACTATGGAATCAGACAGAACAATAGAGATGGTGCATACAAAAGCACAGCACAAGAAAAGGCAAGTGGCGATCTTCATTTTATTGATGCTTTTGTGGGAGGTGGGTTCAGAATCGATTCAGTATTCAGTACTGGAGGAGACAGAAAGTGGCACGTTTGTAGCCAACTTGACAAAGGACCTGGGACTTGCGGTGGGAGAGTTGGCCGCACGGGGCGCCAGGGTTGTTTTCAGGGGGAACAGACAGCATTTGCAGCTTGACCCACAGACCCATGATTTGCTGCTAAATGAAAAACTGGACCGGGAGGAGCTGTGCGGCTCCACTGAGCCGTGTGTGCTTCCTTTCCAAGTGTTACTggaaaatcctttgcagtttttTCAGGCTGCCTTGCGAGTCAGAGATATAAATGACCACGCCCCAGAGTTCCCTTCTAGAGAAATGATCCTGAAAATATCAGAAGTTACTACGCCAGGAAagatatttcctttaaaaatggcaAACGATTTAGACGTTGGCAGCAACAGCCTTCAGAGCTACACAATCAGCTCCAATCCTCACTTCCACGTTCTCACCCGCAATCGCAGCGACGGCAGGAAGTTCCCGGAGCTGGTGCTGGACAAGGCTTTGGACCGCGAGGAGCAGCCTCAACTCAGGCTAACGCTCACCGCGCTGGATGGCGGGTCTCCGCCCAGGTCAGGAACCTCAGAGATTCAGATCCAGGTTTTGGACATCAATGACAACGCCCCTGAGTTTGTTCAGGAGCTCTATGAGGCTCAAGTCCCTGAAAACAGTCCCCTTGACTCTCTGGTTATTACCGTCTCAGCCAGAGATTTAGATGCAGGATCGTTTGGGGAGGTATCCTATGCCCTGTTTCAAGTCGATGACGTTAACCAACCCTTCGAAATAAACACAATCACAGGAGAAATTCGACTGAGAAAGGCTTTGGATTATGAGGAATTTCAGTCTTATCACGTGGATATTGAGGCCACAGATGGTGGGGGCCTAACAGGAAAATGCTCTTTAGTCCTCAAGGTCCTGGACGTGAATGACAACGCCCCTGAACTGACCATGTCATCACTCATCAGCCCCATCCCTGAAAACTTGCCAGAGATCATAGTGGCAGTTTTCAGTGTTTCAGATGCAGATTCTGGACATAACGAACAGGTTATTTGTTCTATAGATAACAATCTTCCCTTTATTCTAAGACCTTCGGTGGAGAATTTTTACACTCTGGAAACAGAAGGCGCCCTAGACAGAGAAAGCAAAGCTGAGTACAATATTACCATCACTGTCACTGATCTGGGGACACCTAGACTGAAAACCCAACACAGCATAACAGTGCTGGTCTCCGACGTCAATGACAACACCCCGGCCTTCACCCAAACCTCCTACACTCTGTTCGTCCAAGAGAACAACAGCCCCGCCCTGCACATAGGCAGCGTCAGCGCCACAGACAGAGACTCAGGCACCAATGCCCAGGTCGCCTACTCACTGCTGCCGCCCCAagacccccacctgcccctcgcCTCCCTGGTCTCCATCAACGCGGACAACGGGCACCTGTTCGCTCTCAGGTCGCTGGACTACGAGGCCCTGCAGGCGTTCGAGTTCCGCGTGGGGGCCACAGACCGAGGCTTCCCTGCGCTGAGCAGCGAGGCGCTGGTACGCGTCGTGGTGGTGGACGACAATGACAACTCACCCTTCGTGCTTTACCCGCTGCAGAACGGCTCTGCGCCCTGCACCGAGCTGGTGCCCAGGGCGGCAGAGGCCGGCTACCTGGTGACCAAGGTGGTGGCGGTGGACGGAGACTCGGGCCAGAACGCCTGGCTGTCGTTCCAGCTGCTCAAGGCCACGGAGCCCGGGCTGTTCAGCGTGTGGGCGCACAATGGCGAGGTGCGCACCGCCAGGCCCCTGAGCGAGCGCGACGCGGCCAAGCACAGGCTGGTGGTGCTGGTGAAGGACAATGGCGAGCCTCCCCTGTCTGCCACCGTCGCGCTGCACGTGCTCCTGGTGGATGGCTTCTCCCAGCCCTACCTGCCGCTCCCGGAAGCGGCCCCGGACCAGGCGCAGGCCGACTCGCTCACCGTCTACTTGGTCATCGCCTTGGCCTCTGTGTCCTCGCTCTTCCTCTTCTCGGTGCTGCTGTTCTTGGCGGTGCGGCTGTGCAGGAGGAACAGGGCGGCCTCGGGGGGTCGCTGCTCGGTGCCTGAGGGCCACTTTCCTGGCCATCTGGTGGATGTCAGCGGCACGGGGACCCTGTCCCAGAGCTACCAGTATGAGGTGTGTCTGACTGGAGGCTCAGGGACCAGCGAGTTCAAGTTTCTGAAACCGATTATCCCCAACTTCGCTCCTCAGGGAACTGGAAGGGAAATGGAGGAAAACTCCACGTTTCGGAATAGCTTCCCATTCAGTTAA
- the LOC138393086 gene encoding protocadherin beta-6 isoform X2 — MILKISEVTTPGKIFPLKMANDLDVGSNSLQSYTISSNPHFHVLTRNRSDGRKFPELVLDKALDREEQPQLRLTLTALDGGSPPRSGTSEIQIQVLDINDNAPEFVQELYEAQVPENSPLDSLVITVSARDLDAGSFGEVSYALFQVDDVNQPFEINTITGEIRLRKALDYEEFQSYHVDIEATDGGGLTGKCSLVLKVLDVNDNAPELTMSSLISPIPENLPEIIVAVFSVSDADSGHNEQVICSIDNNLPFILRPSVENFYTLETEGALDRESKAEYNITITVTDLGTPRLKTQHSITVLVSDVNDNTPAFTQTSYTLFVQENNSPALHIGSVSATDRDSGTNAQVAYSLLPPQDPHLPLASLVSINADNGHLFALRSLDYEALQAFEFRVGATDRGFPALSSEALVRVVVVDDNDNSPFVLYPLQNGSAPCTELVPRAAEAGYLVTKVVAVDGDSGQNAWLSFQLLKATEPGLFSVWAHNGEVRTARPLSERDAAKHRLVVLVKDNGEPPLSATVALHVLLVDGFSQPYLPLPEAAPDQAQADSLTVYLVIALASVSSLFLFSVLLFLAVRLCRRNRAASGGRCSVPEGHFPGHLVDVSGTGTLSQSYQYEVCLTGGSGTSEFKFLKPIIPNFAPQGTGREMEENSTFRNSFPFS; from the coding sequence ATGATCCTGAAAATATCAGAAGTTACTACGCCAGGAAagatatttcctttaaaaatggcaAACGATTTAGACGTTGGCAGCAACAGCCTTCAGAGCTACACAATCAGCTCCAATCCTCACTTCCACGTTCTCACCCGCAATCGCAGCGACGGCAGGAAGTTCCCGGAGCTGGTGCTGGACAAGGCTTTGGACCGCGAGGAGCAGCCTCAACTCAGGCTAACGCTCACCGCGCTGGATGGCGGGTCTCCGCCCAGGTCAGGAACCTCAGAGATTCAGATCCAGGTTTTGGACATCAATGACAACGCCCCTGAGTTTGTTCAGGAGCTCTATGAGGCTCAAGTCCCTGAAAACAGTCCCCTTGACTCTCTGGTTATTACCGTCTCAGCCAGAGATTTAGATGCAGGATCGTTTGGGGAGGTATCCTATGCCCTGTTTCAAGTCGATGACGTTAACCAACCCTTCGAAATAAACACAATCACAGGAGAAATTCGACTGAGAAAGGCTTTGGATTATGAGGAATTTCAGTCTTATCACGTGGATATTGAGGCCACAGATGGTGGGGGCCTAACAGGAAAATGCTCTTTAGTCCTCAAGGTCCTGGACGTGAATGACAACGCCCCTGAACTGACCATGTCATCACTCATCAGCCCCATCCCTGAAAACTTGCCAGAGATCATAGTGGCAGTTTTCAGTGTTTCAGATGCAGATTCTGGACATAACGAACAGGTTATTTGTTCTATAGATAACAATCTTCCCTTTATTCTAAGACCTTCGGTGGAGAATTTTTACACTCTGGAAACAGAAGGCGCCCTAGACAGAGAAAGCAAAGCTGAGTACAATATTACCATCACTGTCACTGATCTGGGGACACCTAGACTGAAAACCCAACACAGCATAACAGTGCTGGTCTCCGACGTCAATGACAACACCCCGGCCTTCACCCAAACCTCCTACACTCTGTTCGTCCAAGAGAACAACAGCCCCGCCCTGCACATAGGCAGCGTCAGCGCCACAGACAGAGACTCAGGCACCAATGCCCAGGTCGCCTACTCACTGCTGCCGCCCCAagacccccacctgcccctcgcCTCCCTGGTCTCCATCAACGCGGACAACGGGCACCTGTTCGCTCTCAGGTCGCTGGACTACGAGGCCCTGCAGGCGTTCGAGTTCCGCGTGGGGGCCACAGACCGAGGCTTCCCTGCGCTGAGCAGCGAGGCGCTGGTACGCGTCGTGGTGGTGGACGACAATGACAACTCACCCTTCGTGCTTTACCCGCTGCAGAACGGCTCTGCGCCCTGCACCGAGCTGGTGCCCAGGGCGGCAGAGGCCGGCTACCTGGTGACCAAGGTGGTGGCGGTGGACGGAGACTCGGGCCAGAACGCCTGGCTGTCGTTCCAGCTGCTCAAGGCCACGGAGCCCGGGCTGTTCAGCGTGTGGGCGCACAATGGCGAGGTGCGCACCGCCAGGCCCCTGAGCGAGCGCGACGCGGCCAAGCACAGGCTGGTGGTGCTGGTGAAGGACAATGGCGAGCCTCCCCTGTCTGCCACCGTCGCGCTGCACGTGCTCCTGGTGGATGGCTTCTCCCAGCCCTACCTGCCGCTCCCGGAAGCGGCCCCGGACCAGGCGCAGGCCGACTCGCTCACCGTCTACTTGGTCATCGCCTTGGCCTCTGTGTCCTCGCTCTTCCTCTTCTCGGTGCTGCTGTTCTTGGCGGTGCGGCTGTGCAGGAGGAACAGGGCGGCCTCGGGGGGTCGCTGCTCGGTGCCTGAGGGCCACTTTCCTGGCCATCTGGTGGATGTCAGCGGCACGGGGACCCTGTCCCAGAGCTACCAGTATGAGGTGTGTCTGACTGGAGGCTCAGGGACCAGCGAGTTCAAGTTTCTGAAACCGATTATCCCCAACTTCGCTCCTCAGGGAACTGGAAGGGAAATGGAGGAAAACTCCACGTTTCGGAATAGCTTCCCATTCAGTTAA
- the LOC138393087 gene encoding protocadherin beta-17 — MESPLPKAPAKRQVTAIIFLLLLWEAGSSIIKYSLLEERDSGFFVANLAKDLGLSVEELAARGARILSKGNRQHLQLEQKSGDLLLKERLDREELCGDMDPCILHFQVLLKNPVQLIQGELQVQDVNDHAPEFLENEILLKIPESSHPGTPYPLNIAQDLDVGSNTVQNYIISTDSHFHLFTRNHSDGRKYPELVLDKALDREEQSEIRLTLTAMDGGSPPRTGTSQVLIMILDINDNVPEFAQRLYEVQVPENSPIGSLVITVSARDLDAGTHGELSYSFFQSSNQVIQAFEINTITGEIRLKKVLDFEEIQSYRMEIEAEDGGGLSGKCTVAIEVTDVNDNAPELTMSLFISDIPENSPETVVAIFRISDPDSGDNGKMICSIQDHLPFLLKPTIENFYTLVTEGSLNREMRAQYNITITVTDLGTPRLKTEHSLTLLISDVNDNAPAFTHTSYTLFVQENNSPALHIGSVSATDRDSGTNAQVTYSLLPPQDPHLPLNSLVSINADNGHLFALRSLDYEALQAFEFRVGATDRGSPALSSEALVRVVVVDDNDNSPFVLYPLQNSSAPCTELVPRAAEAGYLVTKVVAVDGDSGQNAWLSFQLLKATEPGLFSVWAHNGEVRTARPLSERDVAKHRLVVLVKDNGEPPLSATVTLHVLLVDGFSQPYLPLPEAAPDQAQADSLTVYLVIALASVSSLFLFSVLLFVAVRLCRRNRAASGGRCSVPGGHFPGHLVDVSGTGTLSQSYQYEICLTGGSGTTSEFKFLKPMIPNLLPQSTRKEVEENPSFGNNVGF; from the coding sequence ATGGAGTCGCCGCTTCCCAAAGCGCCGGCGAAAAGGCAAGTGACCGCCATTATTTTCCTATTACTATTGTGGGAGGCGGGCAGTTCTATCATTAAGTATTCCCTTCTAGAAGAGAGAGACAGCGGCTTTTTTGTGGCTAACCTAGCAAAAGATCTGGGGCTGAGTGTAGAGGAGCTGGCTGCGCGAGGAGCCCGGATTCTTTCCAAAGGGAACAGACAGCATTTGCAACTCGAACAGAAGAGTGGGGATTTGCTCCTAAAAGAAAGATTGGACCGGGAGGAGTTGTGCGGTGACATGGATCCATGTATATTGCATTTCCAGGTATTACTAAAAAATCCAGTGCAGCTTATTCAAGGTGAACTACAGGTCCAAGATGTAAACGACCATGCCCCAGAATTCTTGGAAAATGAAATACTCCTAAAAATCCCTGAAAGCAGCCATCCAGGGACTCCATATCCTTTGAATATAGCTCAAGATTTGGATGTCGGTAGCAACACAGTTCAGAACTATATAATTAGCACCGACTCCCATTTCCACCTTTTCACTCGCAATCACAGTGATGGCAGGAAATACCCAGAGCTGGTGCTGGACAAAGCCCTAGACCGAGAGGAGCAGTCTGAGATCAGGTTAACCCTCACTGCCATGGATGGTGGGTCACCGCCCAGGACTGGGACTTCCCAGGTTCTCATCATGATCCTGGACATCAATGACAACGTCCCTGAATTTGCTCAGAGGCTCTATGAGGTGCAGGTTCCAGAGAACAGCCCTATAGGTTCCCTTGTCATCACTGTCTCTGCTAGAGATTTAGATGCTGGGACCCATGGGGAGCTCTCCTACTCATTTTTCCAATCCTCAAATCAAGTCATTCAGGCCTTTGAAATAAACACAATCACAGgagaaattagattaaaaaaagtgTTGGATTTTGAGGAAATTCAATCTTACCGTATGGAAATTGAGGCCGAAGACGGTGGGGGTCTTTCAGGAAAATGCACCGTAGCCATAGAAGTGACGGATGTGAACGACAATGCCCCCGAACTGACCATGTCTTTATTCATCAGTGATATCCCAGAAAACTCCCCAGAAACTGTGGTTGCTATTTTCAGAATTTCTGATCCAGACTCTGgggacaatggaaaaatgatatgTTCCATCCAAGACCATCTCCCTTTCCTTCTAAAACCTACCATAGAAAATTTCTATACCTTGGTAACCGAAGGGTCCCTGAACAGAGAAATGAGAGCCCAGTACAACATTACCATCACCGTCACCGACTTGGGGACACCCAGGCTAAAAACTGAGCACAGCCTAACGCTGCTGATCTCCGACGTCAATGACAACGCCCCGGCCTTCACCCACACCTCCTACACTCTGTTCGTCCAAGAGAACAACAGCCCCGCCCTGCACATAGGCAGCGTCAGCGCCACAGACAGAGACTCAGGCACCAACGCCCAGGTCACCTACTCACTGCTGCCGCCCCAGGACCCACACCTGCCCCTCAACTCCTTGGTCTCCATCAACGCGGACAACGGGCACCTGTTCGCCCTCAGGTCGCTGGACTACGAGGCCCTGCAGGCATTCGAGTTCCGCGTGGGCGCCACAGACCGAGGCTCCCCTGCGCTGAGCAGCGAGGCGCTGGTGCGCGTCGTGGTGGTGGACGACAACGACAACTCGCCCTTCGTGCTGTACCCGCTGCAGAACAGCTCTGCGCCCTGCACCGAGCTGGTGCCCAGGGCGGCAGAGGCCGGCTACCTGGTGACCAAGGTGGTGGCGGTGGACGGAGACTCGGGCCAGAACGCCTGGCTGTCGTTCCAGCTGCTCAAGGCCACGGAGCCCGGGCTGTTCAGCGTGTGGGCGCACAATGGCGAGGTGCGCACCGCCAGGCCGCTGAGCGAGCGCGACGTGGCCAAGCACAGGCTGGTGGTGCTGGTGAAGGACAATGGCGAGCCGCCACTGTCTGCCACCGTCACGCTGCACGTGCTCCTGGTGGATGGCTTCTCCCAGCCCTACCTGCCGCTCCCGGAAGCGGCCCCGGACCAGGCTCAGGCCGACTCGCTCACCGTCTACTTGGTCATCGCCTTGGCCTCTGTGTCCTCGCTCTTTCTCTTCTCGGTACTGCTGTTCGTGGCGGTGAGATTGTGCAGGAGGAACAGGGCGGCCTCAGGAGGTCGTTGCTCAGTTCCTGGGGGCCACTTTCCGGGCCATCTGGTGGACGTCAGCGGCACTGGGACCCTATCTCAGAGTTACCAGTATGAGATATGTCTGACAGGAGGCTCGGGAACCACCAGTGAGTTCAAGTTCCTGAAACCAATGATTCCCAACCTCTTACCCCAGAGCACAAGGAAGGAAGTGGAAGAAAATCCCTCATTTGGGAATAATGTGGGcttctga